A section of the Halopiger aswanensis genome encodes:
- a CDS encoding metallophosphoesterase has translation MAADADDRVYYVVSDLHIGGDEQLGEVDFLEELLDFLERLATTDENAELVINGDAFGLWEFTEVDGLAKFDVLTDRYPDLFEQLRETGESIPITLLPGNHDNELAAYDEYVERLAEYNVDLVRAESITRPVGDRTIYFEHGHQRDPNNRFEDFGNPYETPLGYYYNTNVTSRAGRLSERGRFNWLKDVQAVTPTERVPRWLLSKYFYREMNPLLRYAVIPILLLFNVSVLLAVLAGLDVAGVWTMPVEAADAALARLGLVGEAVHFLLVANAAIAGVLVLAGVPLYLILRDVGKTVDRFGVFETDLTVDPDEPYAAAAREVFAERPETAVFCYGHTHRPLLNDVEGRLLVNTGTWLKRLHRRDVVAGLLPPVFYPSYQLCAVRIAAEPDGVAVEFERIEKDDPSADEITRTERLLTLGREPTPALPDRAVVGDADLESAADADD, from the coding sequence ATGGCAGCCGACGCGGACGATCGGGTCTACTACGTGGTAAGCGACCTCCACATCGGCGGCGACGAACAACTCGGCGAGGTCGACTTCCTCGAGGAGTTGCTCGACTTTCTCGAGCGGCTGGCGACGACCGACGAGAACGCGGAACTGGTCATCAACGGCGACGCGTTCGGGCTGTGGGAGTTCACCGAAGTCGACGGATTGGCGAAGTTCGACGTACTGACCGACCGGTATCCCGATCTGTTCGAACAGTTGCGCGAGACGGGCGAGTCGATCCCGATTACGCTGTTGCCGGGCAACCACGACAACGAGCTCGCGGCCTACGACGAGTACGTCGAGCGGTTAGCCGAGTACAACGTCGATCTCGTCCGGGCCGAGTCGATCACCCGACCGGTCGGCGATCGGACGATTTACTTCGAACACGGGCACCAGCGCGATCCCAACAACCGGTTCGAGGACTTCGGCAATCCGTACGAGACGCCGCTGGGCTACTACTACAACACCAACGTCACGAGCAGGGCCGGCCGGCTGTCCGAGCGGGGGCGGTTCAACTGGCTGAAGGACGTGCAGGCGGTGACGCCGACCGAACGAGTCCCGCGCTGGCTCCTCTCGAAGTACTTCTACCGCGAAATGAACCCCCTCCTGCGCTACGCTGTGATTCCGATCCTGCTGCTGTTCAACGTCAGCGTCCTGCTGGCGGTGCTGGCCGGGCTGGACGTCGCCGGCGTCTGGACGATGCCCGTCGAGGCGGCCGACGCGGCGCTCGCCCGACTCGGTCTCGTCGGGGAGGCGGTCCACTTCCTCCTCGTCGCCAACGCGGCGATCGCCGGCGTGTTGGTGCTCGCGGGCGTGCCGCTCTACCTCATCCTCCGCGACGTCGGGAAGACGGTCGATCGGTTCGGCGTGTTCGAGACGGACCTCACCGTCGACCCCGACGAACCGTACGCGGCGGCCGCCCGCGAGGTGTTCGCCGAGCGCCCCGAGACGGCGGTCTTCTGTTACGGCCACACCCACCGCCCGCTGCTGAACGACGTCGAGGGCCGGTTGCTCGTCAACACCGGCACGTGGCTGAAGCGCCTCCACCGCCGCGACGTCGTCGCCGGGCTGCTCCCGCCGGTGTTCTATCCGTCCTACCAGCTGTGCGCCGTGCGGATCGCCGCCGAACCCGACGGCGTCGCGGTCGAGTTCGAGCGGATCGAGAAGGACGATCCGAGCGCTGACGAGATCACCCGCACCGAGCGCCTGCTCACGCTGGGCCGAGAACCGACGCCGGCCCTCCCCGATCGAGCGGTCGTCGGCGACGCGGATCTCGAGTCCGCAGCCGATGCGGACGACTGA
- the otsB gene encoding trehalose-phosphatase gives MTTDDTVPDPLEEQLPAVRTALSNASRLLACLDFDGTLAPIVEEPDEAAPTPANEAAVEALAAESAVTTAIISGRALTDVRERIDGPSIYAGNHGLELERRGSVAVHPVARKRATRIERACETLETALEPIPNARIEDKRLTATVHVRSVPEAAHPVVERRTREVVDRFGGDALEISGGKQILEIEPSIPWGKGNAVELIDAELPEDTVALYIGDDTTDESAFRAVEPDGVGILVGDDEPSAASTRVASPADVASFLEWLETTGVELLAE, from the coding sequence ATGACGACTGACGACACCGTTCCCGACCCGCTCGAGGAACAGCTCCCGGCCGTTCGAACGGCGCTTTCGAACGCCTCGCGGTTACTCGCGTGTCTGGACTTCGACGGCACGCTCGCGCCAATCGTCGAGGAGCCCGACGAGGCAGCGCCGACGCCGGCGAACGAAGCCGCGGTCGAGGCTCTCGCGGCCGAATCGGCGGTTACGACCGCGATCATCAGCGGCCGCGCGCTGACCGACGTCCGCGAGCGCATCGACGGGCCGTCGATCTACGCCGGCAACCACGGGCTCGAGCTCGAGCGGCGAGGCTCGGTCGCCGTCCACCCGGTCGCTCGCAAGCGGGCGACGCGGATCGAACGCGCGTGCGAGACGCTCGAGACGGCCCTCGAGCCGATTCCCAACGCTCGAATCGAGGACAAGCGGCTAACCGCGACGGTTCACGTCCGGTCCGTCCCCGAGGCCGCACACCCCGTCGTCGAGCGCCGGACGCGCGAGGTCGTCGACCGGTTCGGCGGCGACGCGCTCGAGATTTCGGGCGGAAAACAGATCCTCGAGATCGAGCCGTCGATTCCGTGGGGCAAGGGGAACGCCGTCGAGTTGATCGACGCGGAACTGCCGGAGGACACGGTGGCGCTCTATATCGGCGACGACACGACCGACGAATCCGCGTTTCGGGCCGTCGAACCCGACGGCGTCGGCATCTTGGTCGGCGACGACGAGCCGTCGGCGGCCTCGACACGGGTCGCGTCGCCGGCGGACGTGGCGTCGTTTCTGGAGTGGCTCGAGACGACGGGGGTCGAACTGCTCGCGGAGTGA
- a CDS encoding peptidase M10A and M12B matrixin and adamalysin, with amino-acid sequence MNRRAFLGAVGSVASLGTFAYATRAGGETLEVRVWFSDRAADYDNVPDRIREYLGRILDLGFWTVELSIGGTVPVSTEDGAQVTRRGEWPLAIAAGALGARDLRPAADVNLLVTDGGMRRAPTGYGLPRVASVGGARYIDDLEPFDELFGGAGGDSESGAEPDPRRIAPMTDATRTMQVLVHEVGHALGLKHEHGVAFRAGDAVVATPMISAYAFDPDHETDRSRCGTDYPDPTGRERALSFAFSSCARRELAAAAGQSRLVNSWRRP; translated from the coding sequence GTGAATCGACGGGCGTTTCTCGGGGCGGTCGGATCGGTCGCGTCGCTCGGAACGTTCGCGTACGCGACCCGCGCCGGCGGCGAGACCCTCGAGGTGCGCGTTTGGTTCTCGGACCGGGCGGCCGACTACGACAACGTACCGGACCGCATTCGCGAGTACCTCGGCCGGATCCTCGATCTGGGGTTCTGGACGGTCGAGCTATCGATCGGCGGGACCGTCCCGGTATCGACCGAGGACGGCGCACAGGTTACGCGCCGCGGCGAGTGGCCGCTGGCGATCGCCGCGGGGGCGCTCGGCGCGCGCGACCTCCGGCCGGCCGCCGACGTCAACCTGCTCGTCACGGACGGGGGGATGCGACGCGCGCCGACCGGCTACGGGCTGCCCCGGGTCGCGTCGGTCGGCGGCGCCCGGTACATCGACGACCTCGAGCCGTTCGACGAACTGTTCGGTGGCGCCGGCGGCGATAGCGAATCGGGGGCGGAACCGGACCCGCGCCGGATCGCGCCGATGACGGACGCGACGCGGACGATGCAGGTGCTCGTCCACGAGGTCGGCCACGCGCTCGGTCTCAAACACGAACACGGCGTCGCGTTCCGGGCCGGCGATGCCGTCGTCGCAACGCCGATGATAAGCGCGTACGCCTTCGATCCCGACCACGAGACCGATCGCTCGCGGTGCGGGACCGACTATCCGGACCCGACCGGTCGCGAGCGCGCGCTGAGTTTCGCCTTCTCGTCGTGTGCACGCCGGGAGCTAGCGGCCGCTGCTGGCCAGTCTCGGCTCGTGAATTCGTGGCGGCGACCCTGA
- a CDS encoding DUF5804 family protein, whose translation MTRVCLIGKPESTLRYELLSRETSREALATYDLERPFENSLAVRTVSVGAAVSLLNDLDWYLTRFVDEALVQEPSVSDEEWLSRSLAEQLRNGDVDPETTAEYCKVYGLEVDEPESAAEAAAGPESASGGSARSDSEAASSENGDETAADAAADPDGNRGRPRLVEPLYVRRTDGELPTYDLRDVDETLVVRLTEEEYSP comes from the coding sequence GTGACCCGCGTCTGTCTCATCGGGAAGCCCGAGAGCACCCTCCGCTACGAACTCCTCTCGCGCGAGACCTCCCGCGAGGCACTCGCGACCTACGACCTCGAGCGGCCGTTCGAGAACTCGCTGGCCGTTCGGACGGTTAGCGTGGGCGCCGCCGTCTCCCTGCTGAACGACCTCGACTGGTATCTCACCCGATTCGTCGACGAGGCGCTCGTCCAGGAACCGAGCGTGAGCGACGAGGAGTGGCTCTCCCGCTCGCTGGCCGAGCAACTCCGGAACGGCGACGTCGACCCCGAGACGACCGCCGAGTACTGCAAAGTGTACGGACTCGAGGTGGACGAGCCCGAATCTGCGGCCGAAGCAGCGGCCGGCCCGGAGTCGGCGTCAGGCGGATCGGCACGGAGTGACTCGGAAGCCGCCTCGAGCGAGAACGGGGACGAGACCGCCGCCGACGCTGCCGCCGATCCCGACGGCAACCGCGGGCGACCGCGGCTCGTCGAACCGCTGTACGTGCGCCGGACGGACGGCGAGTTGCCGACGTACGACCTCCGGGACGTCGACGAGACGCTCGTCGTCCGGCTCACTGAAGAAGAATACTCTCCCTAG
- a CDS encoding PLP-dependent cysteine synthase family protein: MKGSILDTIGSPLVQVDSPEGATVAAKVESFNPGGSAKDRPAREMVRAAEREGRIEPGDWLVEPTSGNTGIGLSLVAAARGYDLTIVMPADKSEERRQVMAAYGADLELVDGDMEDARARADELEAEGAVQLGQFENPANPEAHYKTTGEEIVEQVGDREIDAFVAGVGTGGTISGTGRRLREEFPDMDIIAVEPERNAVLSTGESGKDDFQGMGPGFVSDNLDLDLIDRVETVRLENAEEECRRLARDEGILVGQSSGATSLVSQRIAREIAEPDLECPEVPGAFDEPAATPEPDGGQPAEDCPLVVTVFWDSGERYLSTGLFD, from the coding sequence ATGAAAGGGAGTATCCTGGACACCATCGGCTCGCCGCTGGTCCAGGTCGACTCGCCGGAGGGGGCGACCGTCGCCGCCAAGGTCGAATCCTTCAACCCCGGTGGGTCGGCCAAGGATCGGCCGGCTCGAGAGATGGTCCGCGCGGCCGAACGCGAGGGGCGCATCGAACCCGGCGACTGGCTCGTCGAACCGACCAGCGGCAACACGGGCATCGGCCTGTCGCTGGTCGCGGCCGCCCGCGGCTACGACCTCACGATCGTCATGCCCGCCGACAAATCCGAGGAGCGCCGGCAGGTCATGGCCGCCTACGGCGCCGACCTCGAGCTCGTCGACGGCGACATGGAAGACGCCCGCGCTCGCGCCGACGAACTCGAGGCGGAGGGCGCGGTTCAGTTAGGGCAGTTCGAGAACCCCGCGAATCCCGAAGCCCACTACAAGACGACCGGCGAGGAGATCGTCGAACAGGTCGGCGACCGCGAGATCGACGCCTTCGTGGCCGGCGTCGGCACCGGCGGTACCATCTCCGGCACCGGCCGTCGACTCCGGGAGGAGTTCCCCGACATGGACATCATCGCCGTCGAACCCGAGCGCAACGCCGTCCTCTCGACGGGCGAGTCCGGCAAGGACGACTTCCAGGGGATGGGGCCCGGCTTCGTCAGCGACAACCTCGATCTGGACCTGATCGACCGCGTCGAAACCGTTCGACTCGAGAACGCCGAGGAGGAGTGTCGCCGCCTCGCCCGCGACGAAGGCATCCTCGTGGGCCAGTCCAGCGGCGCGACGAGCCTCGTTTCCCAGCGCATCGCCCGCGAAATCGCCGAACCCGACCTCGAGTGTCCGGAGGTTCCCGGCGCGTTCGACGAGCCGGCGGCGACCCCCGAACCCGACGGCGGCCAGCCGGCCGAGGACTGCCCGCTCGTGGTGACGGTCTTCTGGGACAGCGGCGAGCGGTACCTCTCGACGGGCCTGTTCGACTGA
- a CDS encoding winged helix-turn-helix domain-containing protein, translating to MKLRQPTDFLILEALEDKGRNVATNLAEHTGKSRKNINTRLPVLEDYGLVEKIGPAERSGLYEITSMGKAALVYRDQYDEVDDFESLIEGPSAGDVEVEGDANAQAEFARGEPEDDDE from the coding sequence GTGAAGCTACGTCAACCAACTGACTTCCTGATCCTCGAGGCTCTCGAGGACAAGGGACGAAACGTCGCGACGAACCTCGCAGAGCACACGGGGAAGAGTCGGAAGAACATCAACACGAGGCTGCCGGTGCTCGAGGACTACGGACTCGTCGAGAAGATCGGCCCGGCCGAGCGGTCCGGCCTCTACGAGATCACCTCGATGGGGAAGGCGGCGTTGGTCTACCGCGACCAGTACGACGAGGTCGACGACTTCGAGTCCCTTATCGAGGGACCGAGCGCCGGCGACGTCGAGGTCGAGGGCGACGCCAACGCGCAGGCGGAGTTCGCGCGCGGCGAGCCCGAGGACGACGACGAGTAA
- a CDS encoding TlpA family protein disulfide reductase, giving the protein MSLETMNPNPTWDAASYEDAVDTLEEHNDELVYKVWGGDWCKDCRALLPDFGAALDAAEVPEDRIEEIAVDEDKQGPGVDEYGVEYIPTIVVENDDGEEITRFVEEEDLPPAIWLAQRLEDELA; this is encoded by the coding sequence ATGAGTCTCGAGACCATGAACCCGAACCCGACGTGGGACGCAGCGTCCTACGAGGACGCCGTCGACACGCTCGAGGAACACAACGACGAACTGGTGTACAAGGTCTGGGGCGGCGACTGGTGTAAGGACTGCCGCGCCCTGCTGCCCGATTTCGGCGCCGCGCTGGACGCCGCGGAGGTTCCCGAGGACCGCATCGAGGAGATCGCGGTCGACGAGGACAAGCAGGGGCCGGGCGTCGACGAGTACGGCGTCGAGTACATCCCGACGATCGTCGTCGAGAACGACGACGGCGAGGAGATCACGCGGTTCGTCGAGGAGGAGGACCTCCCGCCGGCGATCTGGCTGGCCCAGCGACTCGAGGACGAACTGGCGTAA